One segment of Desulfomonilia bacterium DNA contains the following:
- a CDS encoding radical SAM protein, with amino-acid sequence MSILQQKLKLPNDFVKIKKGNKVLFLKPSAPDWIVVSKNGAAILQLCNGKRTVEDISESLSMFWRKDSKEKIIKFLENTISNTTFFAPSSAIQIYQPSRLRIVQLSLVKECNLKCIYCYATDRQESSNRLTRDDHFKLLDDINYISKDCAIVFTGGEPLLSPYVVELAEHAKGLGNQVHLLTNGTLINEDNTKIISETFNLIKISLDGSNPAIHDFHRGQGSFTKTIKAIELLVQQEAPLQIAMTVTKKNIHDIDAMTKKFGSRLTFAPLFVAGRAKTNKKLSITGKEYYEALSSVNGVKPLSYLCSSLAASKQKRIMKCAIGDGEISISENGDVYPCQLLHFPEFCAGNIKENSLESIYNTSEVLQACKNLTVLEVSGCKKCDIRFICGGACRARAFYEENRVDVSGRFCEYEKLAFVNGLFELHEF; translated from the coding sequence ATGTCCATACTTCAGCAAAAGCTTAAGCTCCCAAATGATTTTGTTAAGATTAAAAAGGGCAACAAGGTTTTATTCTTAAAACCTAGCGCGCCCGACTGGATAGTGGTTAGCAAAAATGGTGCTGCAATACTTCAGTTGTGTAATGGTAAAAGAACTGTTGAAGATATATCTGAATCGCTGTCAATGTTTTGGCGAAAGGATTCAAAAGAAAAAATAATTAAGTTTCTTGAAAATACTATTTCGAATACCACATTTTTTGCCCCTTCTTCAGCAATCCAGATTTATCAACCAAGCAGACTGCGAATAGTTCAACTATCTTTGGTTAAGGAATGCAATTTGAAGTGCATTTATTGTTATGCTACTGACCGACAAGAATCATCAAACAGGTTAACTCGTGATGATCATTTTAAGTTGTTAGATGATATTAATTACATTTCTAAAGATTGCGCCATTGTATTTACTGGCGGTGAACCATTGTTGTCCCCATATGTTGTCGAACTAGCCGAGCATGCAAAGGGTCTAGGCAACCAAGTCCACCTTTTGACTAACGGTACGCTCATAAATGAAGATAACACCAAAATAATTTCAGAGACATTTAATTTAATAAAAATAAGTTTAGATGGAAGCAACCCAGCAATTCATGATTTTCACCGAGGGCAGGGTTCTTTTACTAAAACAATTAAAGCTATTGAGCTACTTGTCCAGCAAGAGGCACCTCTACAAATTGCGATGACTGTAACCAAAAAAAATATCCATGACATTGATGCCATGACAAAGAAGTTTGGATCTCGCCTTACATTTGCGCCTCTTTTTGTTGCTGGCCGAGCAAAGACCAATAAGAAATTATCCATAACAGGCAAAGAGTACTATGAGGCACTTTCTTCTGTGAATGGAGTAAAACCATTAAGTTACTTATGCTCTTCGTTAGCTGCTTCCAAACAAAAACGTATTATGAAATGTGCAATTGGCGATGGAGAAATAAGCATCTCCGAAAACGGTGATGTGTATCCGTGTCAACTACTACACTTCCCTGAGTTTTGTGCAGGAAACATTAAAGAAAATTCCCTGGAATCAATTTATAATACATCGGAGGTGCTTCAGGCTTGTAAGAATCTTACTGTACTGGAAGTTTCAGGCTGCAAGAAATGTGATATACGATTTATCTGCGGTGGGGCTTGTCGAGCACGAGCTTTTTATGAAGAGAACAGAGTGGATGTTTCTGGAAGATTTTGTGAATACGAGAAACTTGCATTTGTTAATGGGCTTTTTGAACTACATGAGTTCTAA